A single region of the Gasterosteus aculeatus chromosome 1, fGasAcu3.hap1.1, whole genome shotgun sequence genome encodes:
- the hif1al gene encoding hypoxia inducible factor 1 subunit alpha, like — protein sequence MEEKAETVVVKRTSSEQRKLRSRDAARCRRSQETEVFYELSSTLPLPRRVCTHLDKSAIMRVALSFLRMHHFLLQPGEKQSKESEEKDQEEEEKEGDEEDPMDSFYPQALAGFIMVMTEEGDMIYLTENVSTHIGIPQLELLGQSIYDFVHPCDQEELRDLLTPRPGSTKKPLARQSSERNFFLRMKSTLTSRGRTVNIKSAAWKVLHCTGHVRQLGGASAVPPVGGVMTLLCEPIPHPSSVEFPLDTRTFLTRHSMDLHFTHCEGRVTELVGYKPEDLIGRSAYEFHHALDSDHVNKSLHTLLSKGQVSTRHYRFLANGGGFVWAETQATVLYNSKTSQPEAVVCLNYILSGVEQPDLVLSAEQTRCVRPHEAELCTPAVAPEDCVTSGIADPEIAAVGVSNQAEDVDLNPSSAAVLVFKLKEESEEVLQLAPEVVNPIGPLTGEFVGLSFSNPPSPNSLPDHPQDLCTSQLRQLLSPIFSPMTPPSSSSSSPASPLDVESISCEEEVTDTSEVERFFAVWPDGQKKVEPMEMEVMDLEMLAPYISMDDDFQLTVHSSFPEDVDKPPSSPSESSVVAMAATVSRKRAHNPDEEILSQLMVQDKRPKHDPPSIEEELLLNHRLLSCLEETDQSDLFLSPVAEGRSQLLTDRDPILGGIQRPVSPALMRDIFPSR from the exons ATGGAGGAGAAAGCGGAGACCGTCGTGGTCAAACG CACCAGTTCGGAGCAGAGGAAGCTGCGTTCTCGCGATGCGGCCCGATGTAGACGGAGTCAGGAGACGGAGGTGTTCTATGAGCTGTCCAGCACTCTGCCGCTCCCCCGTCGAGTCTGCACCCACCTGGACAAATCCGCCATCATGAGGGTCGCCCTCAGCTTCCTGCGAATGCACCACTTCCTCCTGCAACCCG GGGAGAAGCAGAGCAAGGAGTCTGAAGAGAaggatcaggaggaggaggagaaagagggcgATGAAGAGGATCCAATGGATTCTTTCTATCCGCAGGCGCTGGCCGGCTTCATCATGGTGATGACCGAGGAGGGAGACATGATCTACCTGACGGAAAACGTCAGCACGCACATCGGCATCCCACAG ctggagctgctgggtcAGAGTATCTATGACTTTGTTCATCCCTGCGATCAGGAGGAGCTCAGAGACCTGCTGACTCCACGTCCAG GTTCCACTAAGAAGCCGTTGGCTAGACAGTCGAGTGAGAGGAACTTCTTCCTGCGGATGAAGAGCactctgaccagcagggggcgcacCGTCAACATCAAGTCTGCTGCCTGGAAG GTTCTCCACTGTACGGGTCACGTCCGTCAGCTGGGCGGAGCCTCTGCGGTGCCTCCTGTGGGCGGAGTGATGACTCTGTTGTGTGAGCCCATCCCTCACCCGTCCAGCGTGGAGTTCCCCCTGGACACGCGCACTTTCCTCACCCGCCACAGCATGGACCTCCACTTCACACACTGCGAGGGCAG GGTGACAGAGTTGGTGGGATACAAACCTGAGGATCTGATCGGCCGCTCAGCCTACGAGTTTCATCACGCCCTCGACTCCGATCACGTCAACAAGAGTCTGCACACAC TGCTGTCCAAAGGTCAGGTGAGCACCAGACACTACCGTTTCCTGGCTAACGGCGGCGGCTTTGTGTGGGCGGAGACTCAGGCGACCGTCCTTTACAACAGCAAGACGTCGCAGCCCGAGGCCGTCGTCTGCCTCAACTATATCCTCAG TGGCGTGGAGCAGCCGGACCTCGTCCTCTCCGCCGAGCAGACCCGTTGTGTCCGGCCGCATGAAGCGGAGCTTTGCACGCCGGCGGTCGCACCGGAGGATTGCGTTACTTCCGGCATTGCTGACCCTGAGATTGCGGCTGTCGGCGTCTCCAATCAGGCAGAGGATGTAGATTTGAATCCCAGCAGCGCTGCTGTGCTCGTTttcaagctgaaggaggagtCAGAGGAGGTCCTTCAGTTGGCTCCTGAGGTTGTAAACCCCATCGGTCCGCTGACCGGAG AATTTGTGGGGTTGTCGTTCTCCAATCCGCCCAGTCCAAACTCACTGCCGGACCACCCTCAGGACCTGTGCACCTCGCAGCTGCGTCAGCTCCTCTCGCCCATCTTCAGCCCCATGACTCcaccttcatcctcctcatcatcaccgGCCTCCCCACTTGATGTTGAGTCG ATCtcctgtgaggaggaggtgaccgACACAAGCGAGGTGGAGAGGTTTTTTGCTGTTTGGCCAGATGGTCAGAAGAAAGTGGAACCAATGGAG ATGGAGGTGATGGATCTGGAAATGTTGGCTCCTTATATCTCCATGGACGACGACTTCCAGCTGACCGTCCACAGCAGTTTCCCGGAGGACGTGGACAAACCTCCGTCTTCTCCGTCCGAGTCCTCGGTTGTGGCAATGGCCGCCACAGTGAGCAGGAAACG GGCTCACAACCCAGATGAGGAGATTCTGTCCCAGCTGATGGTTCAGGACAAGAGACCGAAACACGACCCTCCCTCAATAGAAGAGGAACTTCTTCTCAACCACAGACTTCTC AGCTGTCTGGAGGAAACCGACCAATCAGATTTGTTCCTGAGCCCCGTTGCTGAAGGGAGAAGTCAGCTGCTCACAGACAGGGACCCTATTTTAGGAGGCATACAGAGACCTGTTTCTCCAG CTCTGATGAGGGACATATTCCCATCTCGTTGA
- the LOC120820038 gene encoding WD repeat-containing protein 20 isoform X1: MAGDGGALKDINEIKSQFRTREGFYKLLTLSDSQQRGGLPRGPSAGATLGPGAGAGALPGGGVGLLQGPGAAAAAAAAASSSNAAANSSPAGFLPPVRVSMVKLQPEDPGEESERVCFNIGRELYFYTYTNIKKAVDLSKPIDKRIYKGTQPTCHDFNQYSATAESVALIVGFSAGQVQYLDPIKKETSKLFNEERLIDKSKVTCLKWLPKSVNLFLASHASGHLYLYNVDHPCGTAAPQYSLLRQGEGFAVYACKTKTPRNPLLRWAVGDGGLNEFAFSPDGVHVACVGQDGCLRVFHFDSMELQGVMKSYFGGLLCVSWSPDGKYLATGGEDDLVTVWSFAESRVVARGHGHKSWVNVVAFDPFTTSLEDEEPMELSGSEEDLHQGAPNNSMHFGRVRTSSTLSRLSRHSSKGGGSSSVTYRFGSVGQDTQFCLWDLTDDVLYPRLPLSRAFTNTFGPSLSNSGSAAVNSTPVVGGSGAVEGHHHPPNTNTGAANPPTLPLPLPRSLSRSNSLPHPAVANASKGQSTTEGGGGGGGGGAVGGNSTPFSIGRFATLSLQERKSDKSGCSSGVEKEHKRYHSLGNISKSNDKINVAPRSNRLDAAKVLGTTLCPRMYEVPLLEPLVCKKIAHERLTVLVFMDDCIITACQEGLICTWARPGKPVSLINFFTRTQCIVGQADARICFFRSLHLFSKPFMETNDIFFFAEKQIWYIKESSF, from the exons ATGGCCGGAGATGGCGGCGCTCTGAAGGATATCAATGAGATTAAATCCCAGTTCCGGACCAGGGAGGGTTTCTACAAACTGCTCACTCTCTCGGACTCGCAGCAGCGGGGCGGGCTGCCGCGGGGTCCCTCCGCCGGAGCCACGCTGGGCCCCGGGGCCGGAGCCGGTGCGCTGCCGGGCGGAGGGGTCGGGCTGCTGCAGGGGCCCGgggctgctgccgccgccgccgccgccgcctcctcttccaACGCCGCGGCCAACTCGTCTCCGGCGGGCTTCCTGCCGCCCGTCCGGGTCTCTATGGTCAAGCTGCAGCCCGAGGACCCGGGCGAGGAGTCGGAGCGGGTGTGTTTCAACATCGGCAGGGAGCTGTATTTCTACACGTACACCAACATCAAGAAG GCTGTGGACCTCAGCAAGCCGATAGACAAGCGGATCTACAAGGGGACTCAGCCGACATGTCACGATTTTAACCAGTACTCGGCCACGGCGGAGAGTGTAGCCCTCATCGTCGGTTTCTCAGCGGGACAGGTCCAGTACCTCGACCCCATCAAGAAAGAAACCAGTAAACTCTTCAACGAGGAG AGGTTGATAGACAAATCCAAGGTGACGTGTCTCAAATGGCTCCCCAAGTCAGTCAACCTGTTCCTGGCCTCCCATGCCAGTGGCCACCTCTACCTCTACAACGTGGACCACCCGTGTGGCACCGCCGCCCCACAGTACTCTCTGCTGCGGCAGGGAGAGGGGTTCGCCGTCTACGCCTGCAAGACCAAGACGCCCCGCAACCCGCTGCTGCGGTGGGCTGTGGGCGACGGGGGCCTCAACGAGTTTGCCTTCTCCCCGGACGGCGTGCACGTGGCGTGCGTGGGCCAGGACGGTTGCCTGCGTGTCTTCCACTTTGACTCGATGGAGCTGCAGGGGGTGATGAAGAGCTACTTTGGCGGGCTGCTGTGCGTGTCGTGGAGCCCCGACGGGAAGTATCTGGCCACAGGCGGAGAGGACGACCTGGTTACTGTGTGGTCGTTCGCCGAGAGCCGCGTGGTTGCGAGAGGCCACGGCCACAAGTCCTGGGTCAATGTGGTGGCGTTTGACCCCTTCACCACTTccctggaggatgaggagccCATGGAGCTAAGTGGCAGCGAGGAGGAcctccaccagggggcgccaAATAACTCCATGCACTTTGGCCGGGTCCGAACTAGTAGCACACTGTCCCGTCTTTCTCGGCACAGTTCTAAAGGTGGCGGCTCGTCGTCGGTCACATACCGGTTTGGCTCGGTTGGGCAAGACACCCAATTTTGTCTGTGGGACTTGACAGATGATGTGTTATACCCACGCCTGCCGCTGTCCCGCGCCTTCACTAACACTTTTGGACCATCACTGTCTAACTCTGGCAGCGCGGCGGTCAACAGCACCCCAGTTGTGGGGGGAAGTGGAGCGGTTGAAGGACACCACCACCCGCCTAACACGAACACCGGCGCCGCCAACCCACCAACGCTCCCCCTACCGCttcctcgctccctctcccgctcCAACTCTTTACCCCACCCAGCCGTGGCGAATGCCTCCAAGGGTCAAAGCACCACggagggcggcgggggaggcggcggagggggCGCCGTCGGAGGGAACAGCACGCCCTTCAGCATCGGCCGCTTCGCCACACTGTCGCTCCAGGAGCGCAAGTCGGACAAGTCAGGCTGCAGCAGCGGGGTGGAGAAGGAGCACAAGAGGTACCACAGCCTGGGCAACATCAGCAAGAGCAACGACAAGATCAACGTGGCCCCGAGGAGCAACCGGCTGGACGCCGCCAAGGTCCTGGGCACCACGCTGTGCCCGCGCATGTACGAGGTGCCACTGCTGGAGCCGCTGGTGTGCAAGAAGATTGCACATGAGAGGCTGACGGTCCTGGTGTTCATGGACGACTGCATCATCACAGCCTGCCAAGAGGGTCTCATATGCACCTGGGCAAGGCCGGGGAAGCCGGTAAGTCTGATCAACTTTTTTACCCGGACGCAATGTATTGTGGGACAGGCAGATGccagaatctgtttttttcgTTCATTGCACTTATTCAGTAAACCTTTCATGGAAACTaatgacatctttttttttgcagaaaaacaaattTGGTATATAAAAGAAAGCAGCTTCTAA
- the LOC120820038 gene encoding WD repeat-containing protein 20 isoform X2, with protein sequence MAGDGGALKDINEIKSQFRTREGFYKLLTLSDSQQRGGLPRGPSAGATLGPGAGAGALPGGGVGLLQGPGAAAAAAAAASSSNAAANSSPAGFLPPVRVSMVKLQPEDPGEESERVCFNIGRELYFYTYTNIKKAVDLSKPIDKRIYKGTQPTCHDFNQYSATAESVALIVGFSAGQVQYLDPIKKETSKLFNEERLIDKSKVTCLKWLPKSVNLFLASHASGHLYLYNVDHPCGTAAPQYSLLRQGEGFAVYACKTKTPRNPLLRWAVGDGGLNEFAFSPDGVHVACVGQDGCLRVFHFDSMELQGVMKSYFGGLLCVSWSPDGKYLATGGEDDLVTVWSFAESRVVARGHGHKSWVNVVAFDPFTTSLEDEEPMELSGSEEDLHQGAPNNSMHFGRVRTSSTLSRLSRHSSKGGGSSSVTYRFGSVGQDTQFCLWDLTDDVLYPRLPLSRAFTNTFGPSLSNSGSAAVNSTPVVGGSGAVEGHHHPPNTNTGAANPPTLPLPLPRSLSRSNSLPHPAVANASKGQSTTEGGGGGGGGGAVGGNSTPFSIGRFATLSLQERKSDKSGCSSGVEKEHKRYHSLGNISKSNDKINVAPRSNRLDAAKVLGTTLCPRMYEVPLLEPLVCKKIAHERLTVLVFMDDCIITACQEGLICTWARPGKPNLTAQNGNSPSGTVV encoded by the exons ATGGCCGGAGATGGCGGCGCTCTGAAGGATATCAATGAGATTAAATCCCAGTTCCGGACCAGGGAGGGTTTCTACAAACTGCTCACTCTCTCGGACTCGCAGCAGCGGGGCGGGCTGCCGCGGGGTCCCTCCGCCGGAGCCACGCTGGGCCCCGGGGCCGGAGCCGGTGCGCTGCCGGGCGGAGGGGTCGGGCTGCTGCAGGGGCCCGgggctgctgccgccgccgccgccgccgcctcctcttccaACGCCGCGGCCAACTCGTCTCCGGCGGGCTTCCTGCCGCCCGTCCGGGTCTCTATGGTCAAGCTGCAGCCCGAGGACCCGGGCGAGGAGTCGGAGCGGGTGTGTTTCAACATCGGCAGGGAGCTGTATTTCTACACGTACACCAACATCAAGAAG GCTGTGGACCTCAGCAAGCCGATAGACAAGCGGATCTACAAGGGGACTCAGCCGACATGTCACGATTTTAACCAGTACTCGGCCACGGCGGAGAGTGTAGCCCTCATCGTCGGTTTCTCAGCGGGACAGGTCCAGTACCTCGACCCCATCAAGAAAGAAACCAGTAAACTCTTCAACGAGGAG AGGTTGATAGACAAATCCAAGGTGACGTGTCTCAAATGGCTCCCCAAGTCAGTCAACCTGTTCCTGGCCTCCCATGCCAGTGGCCACCTCTACCTCTACAACGTGGACCACCCGTGTGGCACCGCCGCCCCACAGTACTCTCTGCTGCGGCAGGGAGAGGGGTTCGCCGTCTACGCCTGCAAGACCAAGACGCCCCGCAACCCGCTGCTGCGGTGGGCTGTGGGCGACGGGGGCCTCAACGAGTTTGCCTTCTCCCCGGACGGCGTGCACGTGGCGTGCGTGGGCCAGGACGGTTGCCTGCGTGTCTTCCACTTTGACTCGATGGAGCTGCAGGGGGTGATGAAGAGCTACTTTGGCGGGCTGCTGTGCGTGTCGTGGAGCCCCGACGGGAAGTATCTGGCCACAGGCGGAGAGGACGACCTGGTTACTGTGTGGTCGTTCGCCGAGAGCCGCGTGGTTGCGAGAGGCCACGGCCACAAGTCCTGGGTCAATGTGGTGGCGTTTGACCCCTTCACCACTTccctggaggatgaggagccCATGGAGCTAAGTGGCAGCGAGGAGGAcctccaccagggggcgccaAATAACTCCATGCACTTTGGCCGGGTCCGAACTAGTAGCACACTGTCCCGTCTTTCTCGGCACAGTTCTAAAGGTGGCGGCTCGTCGTCGGTCACATACCGGTTTGGCTCGGTTGGGCAAGACACCCAATTTTGTCTGTGGGACTTGACAGATGATGTGTTATACCCACGCCTGCCGCTGTCCCGCGCCTTCACTAACACTTTTGGACCATCACTGTCTAACTCTGGCAGCGCGGCGGTCAACAGCACCCCAGTTGTGGGGGGAAGTGGAGCGGTTGAAGGACACCACCACCCGCCTAACACGAACACCGGCGCCGCCAACCCACCAACGCTCCCCCTACCGCttcctcgctccctctcccgctcCAACTCTTTACCCCACCCAGCCGTGGCGAATGCCTCCAAGGGTCAAAGCACCACggagggcggcgggggaggcggcggagggggCGCCGTCGGAGGGAACAGCACGCCCTTCAGCATCGGCCGCTTCGCCACACTGTCGCTCCAGGAGCGCAAGTCGGACAAGTCAGGCTGCAGCAGCGGGGTGGAGAAGGAGCACAAGAGGTACCACAGCCTGGGCAACATCAGCAAGAGCAACGACAAGATCAACGTGGCCCCGAGGAGCAACCGGCTGGACGCCGCCAAGGTCCTGGGCACCACGCTGTGCCCGCGCATGTACGAGGTGCCACTGCTGGAGCCGCTGGTGTGCAAGAAGATTGCACATGAGAGGCTGACGGTCCTGGTGTTCATGGACGACTGCATCATCACAGCCTGCCAAGAGGGTCTCATATGCACCTGGGCAAGGCCGGGGAAGCCG AATCTGACAGCACAGAACGGGAACTCTCCAAGCGGCACGGTGGTATAG
- the ech1 gene encoding delta(3,5)-Delta(2,4)-dienoyl-CoA isomerase, mitochondrial — MLSVFVRSALTKYRRSWLPGQAVVRAMSSSGGAVSPYTTLAISHPAESVTHVELHRPEKRNAMNKAFWSEMVDCFNEIAVDPGCRVVVVSGAGKVFTAGIDLMDMASDVLMPEGDDTARIAWNMKRVIAKYQETFSVIEKCPKPVVVAVHGACVGGGVDLITACDIRLCTQDAWFQIKEVDIGLAADVGTLQRLPKVIGSRSLVNELALTARKMFADEAKSSGLVSRVFADKEAMIAAALEMADEIAVRSPVAVQGTKVNLIYSRDHSVAEGLDYMATWNMSMLQTQDVMKSAQASMEKKSPRSITFSKL; from the exons ATGTTGTCCGTGTTCGTCAGGTCAGCTCTCACCAAAT ACAGGAGATCCTGGCTGCCCGGTCAGGCTGTGGTCAGGGCCATGTCGTCCTCAGGTGGTGCCGTCTCTCCTTACACCACCCTGGCCATCAGTCATCCAGCAGAGTCCGTCACACACGTAGAGCTGCACCGGCCTGAGAAACGCAACGCCATGAACAAAGCTTTCTGGAG TGAAATGGTGGACTGCTTCAATGAGATCGCTGTGGACCCGGGCTGCAGAGTGGTGGTGGTTTCTGGAGCTGGGAAGGTCTTCACCGCTG GTATCGACCTGATGGACATGGCCAGCGACGTACTGATGCCAGAGGGGGACGACACGGCCAGAATCGCCTGGAACATGAAGAGAGTAATCGCCAAGTATCAGGAGACCTTCTCCGTCATAGAGAAG TGTCCAAAGCCTGTTGTAGTGGCCGTCCACGGAGCCTGTGTTGGGGGAg GTGTTGATCTGATCACGGCCTGTGACATCCGCCTGTGTACGCAGGACGCCTGGTTCCAGATCAAG GAAGTTGATATTGGACTCGCTGCAGATGTCGGAACTCTCCAAAGACTTCCAAAAGTCATCGGCAGCCGCAG CCTCGTGAACGAGTTGGCTCTGACGGCCAGGAAGATGTTTGCCGACGAAGCCAAGAGCAGCGGACTGGTCAG CCGAGTGTTTGCAGATAAGGAGGCCATGATAGCCGCCGCTCTGGAGATGGCCGATGAGATTGCTGTTCGCAGCCCCGTCGCCGTGCAGGGCACCAAAGTCAACCTGATCTACTCCAGGGACCACAGTGTGGCGGAGGGCCTGGACTACATG GCTACGTGGAACATGAGCATGCTTCAGACTCAGGATGTGATGAAATCCGCTCAGGCCTCCATGGAGAAGAAGAGTCCAAGGAGCATAACCTTCTCCAAACTCTAA